A stretch of the Bubalus kerabau isolate K-KA32 ecotype Philippines breed swamp buffalo chromosome 11, PCC_UOA_SB_1v2, whole genome shotgun sequence genome encodes the following:
- the CCDC85A gene encoding coiled-coil domain-containing protein 85A isoform X3 has translation MSKAAGGASAAESCPPTSAGPSAAAAVEDLSKVSDEELLQWSKEELIRCLRRAEAEKVSAMLDHSNLIREVNRRLQLHLGEIRGLKDINQKLQEDNQELRDLCCFLDDDRQKGKRVSREWQRLGRYTAGVMHKEVALYLQKLKELEVKQEEVVKENMELKELCVLLDEEKGPGCAGSRGSIDSQASLCQLSATTAPYVRDVGDGSSTSSTGSTDSPDHKHHASGGSPEHLQKPRAEGSPEHSKHGSASPEHLQKARASGTPDHPKALKGPSPEHHKPLCKGSPEQQRHPHAGNSPETLPKHVLSGSPEHFQKHRPGGSPEHTRHSGGSPEHLQKHALGGSLEHLPRVRGTSPEHLKQHFGGSPDHKHVGGGGSGSGSSSREGTLRRQAQEDASAHHRNVYSGMNGCMEETWRCCRFVSWN, from the exons ATGTCGAAAGCGGCTGGAGGCGCATCGGCGGCGGAAAGTTGTCCTCCAACCTCTGCCGGCCCGTCTGCGGCCGCTGCCGTGGAGGACCTGTCCAAAGTGTCGGACGAGGAGCTGCTGCAGTGGAGCAAGGAGGAGCTGATCCGTTGCTTGCGGCGAGCGGAGGCCGAGAAGGTGAGCGCGATGCTGGACCACAGCAACCTCATCCGGGAGGTCAACCGCCGCCTGCAGCTGCACCTCGGCGAGATACGCGGGCTCAAG GATATTAACCAGAAACTCCAGGAGGACAACCAGGAGCTGAGGGACCTCTGCTGTTTCCTGGATGATGACCGGCAGAAGGGCAAGAGGGTGTCCCGGGAGTGGCAGAGACTGGGCCGATATACGGCGGGGGTGATGCACAAGGAAGTGGCCTTATACCTGCAGAAGCTGAAGGAGCTGGAGGTGAAGCaggaggaggtggtgaaggagaaCATGGAGCTCAAGGAGCTGTGTGTGCTGCTGGACGAGGAGAAGGGCCCGGGCTGCGCGGGCAGCCGTGGCTCCATCGACAGCCAGGCCAGCCTGTGCCAGCTTTCCGCCACCACAGCCCCCTACGTGCGGGACGTGGGCGACGGCAGCAGCACTTCGAGCACGGGCAGCACCGACAGCCCCGACCATAAGCACCACGCCAGCGGCGGCAGCCCCGAGCACCTGCAGAAACCCAGGGCGGAGGGCAGCCCGGAACACTCCAAGCACGGGAGTGCCAGCCCCGAGCATCTGCAGAAAGCTAGGGCCTCCGGGACCCCAGATCACCCCAAAGCTCTCAAAGGCCCCAGCCCTGAGCACCACAAACCCTTGTGCAAGGGTAGTCCAGAACAGCAGAGGCACCCACACGCAGGGAACAGCCCGGAAACGCTGCCCAAGCACGTGCTGAGCGGGAGTCCCGAACACTTCCAGAAGCACAGGCCCGGCGGCAGCCCGGAGCACACCAGGCACAGCGGAGGGAGCCCCGAGCATCTGCAGAAACACGCCCTCGGTGGGAGCCTGGAGCACCTccccagggtcaggggcactaGCCCCGAGCACCTCAAACAGCATTTCGGAGGGAGCCCTGATCACAAACACGTGGGTGGAGGaggcagcggcagcggcagcagcagcagggagggcaCCCTCCGACGGCAGGCGCAAGAGGATGCGTCAGCCCATCACCGGAATGTCTACAGTGGCATGAACG